A single genomic interval of Labrus mixtus chromosome 6, fLabMix1.1, whole genome shotgun sequence harbors:
- the LOC132975532 gene encoding polyribonucleotide nucleotidyltransferase 1, mitochondrial yields the protein MRYLLRLGHSFARLHVRLCHQSVYGSHANPRSLRVDLGEKKLEISSGRFARFADGSAVVQLGETSVMVTAVSKTKPSVAQFMPLVVDYRQKAAAAGRIPTNYLRRELGTTDNEILTSRLIDRSIRPLFPSGYFYDTQILCNLLAVDGVNDPDVLAINAASAALALSDIPWNGPIGAVRMGMVNGELVVNPTRAEMTASSLNLILAGAPSSQVVMIEASAENVLQQDFCHAVKVGVKHTQQIILAIQQLVREQKVTKRTPVKVFSAPTDMVEYVRQLASGKIYAVFTDYTHDKISRDDAVNKVRLETEENLKEQFPQAETFEIIESFNTVSKEIFRNLILNEYKRCDGRELTALRNISCDVDLFKPLHGSALFQRGQTQVLSSVTFDSLESSVKADIITTALSGIKDKNFMLHYEFPPYATNEIGKMGGINRRELGHGALAEKALRPVIPKDFPFTIRVTAEVLESNGSSSMASACGGSLALMDAGVPITSAVAGVAIGLISKANSEKPTEIQDYRLLTDLLGIEDYLGDMDFKLAGTNKGITALQADVKIPGLPLKVVMEAIQQATVAKREILGIMNKCLAEPRTTRKENGPVVENVRVPVSKRARFVGPGGYNLRRLQAQTGVTINQVDEETFSVFAPTPGAMHEAQDFIGEICKDDQEQQLEFGAIYTATITEIRDIGVMVKLYPNMSAVLLHNSQLDHKRIRHPSALGLEVGQQIQVKYFGRDPTDGRMRLSRKVLQSPAATIIKTMNDKQSISMGSSPTTSSDL from the exons CCGACTGGGGCATTCGTTTGCCCGCCTTCACGTCCGCCTTTGTCACCAAAGTGTTTACGGCAGCCACGCTAATCCACGAAGCCTGCGAGTGGACCTTGGGGAAAA GAAGCTTGAGATCTCTTCGGGGAGGTTTGCTAGATTTGCTGATGGATCTGCTGTAGTACAG CTGGGCGAGACCTCTGTGATGGTGACTGCTGTGAGCAAAACAAAACCTTCTGTGGCACAGTTCATGCCTCTTGTG GTGGATTacagacagaaagcagctgctgcaggccgAATCCCCACTAACTATTTGAGGCGAGAGCTTGGCACAACAGACAACGAAATCCTCACCAGCAGACTTATCG aCAGGTCGATAAGACCGCTATTCCCTTCTGGTTACTTCTATGATACTCAG ATCCTTTGTAACCTGCTGGCAGTTGACGGTGTCAATGATCCCGATGTGCTGGCTATTAATGCGG CTTCCGCTGCACTGGCCCTGTCTGACATTCCCTGGAATGGACCAATAG GAGCTGTACGTATGGGCATGGTCAATGGAGAGTTGGTGGTAAATCCCACCAGGGCAGAGATGACTGCCAGCAGTCTCAATCTGATTCTGGCTGGAGCCCCCAGTAGTCAAGTGG tGATGATTGAGGCATCAGCTGAGAACGTACTGCAGCAGGACTTTTGCCATGCAGTGAAGGTGGGAGTGAAACACACCCAGCAGATCATACTGGCCATCCAGCAGCTGGTTCGTGAACAGAAGGTCACCAAGCGCACCCCGGTCAAGGTCTTCTCAGCCCCAACTGACATGGTGGAATATGTCCGACA ATTAGCTTCTGGGAAGATCTATGCTGTTTTCACGGATTACACCCACGATAAG ATTTCAAGGGATGACGCTGTCAACAAAGTCCGACTAGAAACTGAAGAGAACCTCAAAG AACAATTCCCCCAGGCTGAAACGTTTGAAATTATTGAATCCTTCAACACTGTGAGCAAAGAAATCTTCCGCAATTTAATTCTTAATGAGTATAAGAG ATGTGATGGGAGGGAGTTGACTGCTTTAAGAAACATTTCTTGCGATGTGGACCTTTTTAAACCTCTGCACGGCTCAGCTCTGTTCCAGAGAGGACAAACACAG GTATTGTCCAGTGTCACGTTTGATTCATTGGAGTCCAGTGTTAAAGCAGACATCATCACCACAGCTCTAAG TGGCATAAAGGACAAAAACTTCATGCTTCATTACGAA ttccCTCCATATGCAACCAATGAGATTGGAAAGATGGGAGGCATCAACAGGAGAGAGCTTGGGCATG GGGCCCTGGCTGAGAAAGCTCTGAGACCAGTAATTCCGAAAGATTTCCCTTTCACTATCAGGGTCACGGCTGAGGTGCTGGAGTCAAACG GATCCTCGTCCATGGCTTCAGCATGTGGAGGCAGCCTGGCTCTAATGGATGCAG GTGTTCCCATCACTTCTGCTGTGGCAGGAGTAGCAATTGGTCTCATCTCCAAAGCCAACTCGGAGAAACCCACAGAGATCCAGGACTACAGACTGCTTACTGATCTTCTG GGAATAGAGGACTATCTTGGAGACATGGACTTCAAGTTGGCAGGAACAAACAAGGGCATCACTGCTTTACag GCTGACGTGAAGATACCAGGTCTGCCTTTGAAGGTGGTCATGGAGGCCATCCAACAGGCCACAG TGGCAAAGAGGGAGATCTTGGGTATTATGAACAAATGTTTAGCAGAACCCAGAACCACAAGGAAAGAAAATGGACCTGTTGTTG aAAACGTTCGCGTGCCTGTTTCAAAACGAGCACGCTTTGTTGGTCCAGGCGGCTACAACCTTCGCAGACTACAAGCTCAAACAG GCGTGACGATAAATCAGGTGGACGAGGAGACTTTTTCCGTGTTCGCTCCAACCCCAGGAGCCATGCATGAAGCCCAAGACTTCATCGGTGAAATCTGCAAGGACGAT CAAGAACAGCAGCTGGAGTTTGGTGCTATCTACACTGCCACCATCACTGAGATCAG GGATATTGGTGTGATGGTGAAACTTTATCCCAACATGAGTGCTGTTCTGCTGCACAACTCACAGCTGGACCACAAACGG ATCAGACATCCAAGTGCTTTGGGTTTAGAGGTGGGACAGCAGATACAG GTCAAGTACTTTGGACGGGACCCTACGGATGGCAGAATGAGACTTTCACGGAAGGTGCTCCAGTCTCCCGCTGCGACAATCATCAAGACTATGAATGACAAACAGAGCATCTCCATGGGCTCAAGCCCCACAACCAGCTCTGAtttgtga